From one Pieris brassicae chromosome 5, ilPieBrab1.1, whole genome shotgun sequence genomic stretch:
- the LOC123710432 gene encoding organic cation transporter-like protein, with product MVQRIATQVTAPDKEDSLANLIGQFGRWQFLVFATVSLVKLSSGWVQMAILFLTPKLTFWCVEFRNGSASSAPVVENSTCYSDCLKYDYDASPFDNTIVSEWDLVCERGWLASFTQMVLQLGILLGSIVFGFLSDRYGRKITFLISITFLVLLGFAIPFAPNYATFTVIRFFWGVATSGTMVVSFVIVMETIGSNYREMLGCLFQIPFIIGHMTVPLFAYYFRSWDSYSLAMAVPPLIYLMYFISLTESPRWLLSVGRVDEAAKIVKKAAQFNGLPTTKIDETLKQLSDDIRSKSQEGRANYTDLLRPALLVKTVCCCVMWTIVGLTFYGFNQYISQTSPDPFVTVAAAGAIQIPSNIISIWLIKRFGRKLTIALTFILGGICVLLLGVVPKTYAITLTLGTLGVSCTAIVAASIYIYTSELFPTVVRNMSMGACSMCMRIGSMIAPFISNLALTVPWLPTVVFGFAAIAASAMCLFLPETKGTTLPDSLEDVSK from the exons ATGGTGCAGCGTATAGCAACGCAGGTAACAGCACCGGACAAAGAAGATAGTTTAGCAAATTTAATCGGACAATTTGGAAGATGGCAGTTCTTGGTGTTCGCAACTGTCTCCCTTGTGAAACTATCCTCGGGATGGGTTCAAATGGCAATACTCTTTCTAACGCCGAAGCTAACATTTTGGTGTGTGGAATTCAGAAATGGCTCAGCATCTTCTGCTCCTGTTGTGGAGAACTCCACTTGCTACTCCGATTGCTTGAAGTACGATTATGATGCGTCTCCTTTTGATAATACAATTGTATCGGAATGGGATCTGGTTTGTGAGAGAGGCTGGTTAGCTAGTTTCACGCAAATGGTCTTGCAACTGGGAATCCTCCTTGGAAGTATTGTTTTTGGGTTTCTTTCTGACCg GTATGGCAGAAAGATTACCTTCCTTATATCCATCACGTTTCTAGTCCTGCTGGGATTTGCTATCCCTTTCGCACCAAATTATGCCACCTTCACTGTAATTCGTTTCTTCTGGGGAGTCGCAACGTCTGGAACTATGGTGGTCTCTTTCGTCATTGTAATGGAGACCATTGGATCAAACTACAGGGAGATGCTCGGATGCCTGTTCCAAATTCCGTTTATTATTGGCCACATGACTGTACCGCTCTTCGCGTATTACTTTAGAAGCTGGGATTCTTATAGTTTGGCTATGGCTGTACCACCCCTGATATAtttgatgtattttatttctttgacGGAATCTCCGAGATGGTTACTCAGTGTGGGAAGGGTAGATGAAGCAGCCAAAATTGTGAAGAAAGCAGCCCAATT CAACGGTCTACCAACAACTAAAATTGATGAGACTCTAAAGCAACTATCAGATGACATCCGTTCTAAATCACAGGAAGGGCGTGCGAATTATACCGATCTTTTGAGACCAGCCCTCCTAGTGAAGACGGTCTGCTGCTGCGTCATGTGGACTATTGTTGGTTTAACCTTTTATGGATTTAACCAGTACATCAGTCAGACCAGCCCAGATCCTTTTGTGACCGTGGCAGCGGCGGGAGCCATACAG ATTCCATCGAACATAATATCTATATGGCTGATCAAGCGCTTCGGGAGGAAACTAACCATCGCCTTAACATTTATCCTCGGCGGTATATGTGTTTTACTCTTGGGCGTAGTTCCTAAAACCTACGCGATTACACTCACCCTTGGCACCTTAGGAGTCAGCTGTACAGCTATCGTAGCCGCCTCTATCTATATCTACACGTCAGAATTGTTCCCCACAGTCGTGCGAAATATGTCAATGGGGGCATGCTCTATGTGCATGAGAATAGGGTCCATGATTGCTccatttatttctaatttggCGTTGACAGTTCCATGGTTACCGACTGTGGTGTTTGGCTTTGCGGCTATAGCTGCTAGCGCTATGTGCTTGTTCTTGCCAGAGACAAAAGGTACTACGTTACCAGATAGCTTAGAAGATGTTAGCAAATAG